In Planococcus sp. MB-3u-03, the DNA window ACCAGATGAAAACCGCGAAAAGGATGGCAATTGCCGTGATGACAACACTTGAAAAGCTGCCAATGAGCAACTGTTCACGCTGGGAAAATGCCCCTTTTTGAAATGCCAGAAAAGTGGTCGGTGAATGGATCGGCAAGATGGTGACGCCGCCGATGATCATGATCAATAAAAACGCCATCGGCAAAATCGGTAAGCCCAACATTTCTGCAAAACTGACGATGATCGGAAAAATGACAATCATCGATGTGGAAGGCACGACAAACAAAAAGCGCAATAGGAAAATGAGACAAGCGATAAAAATAATATTTACCCCCTGACCCATTCCTGCTGGCAGCAGTTGAATCAATTGGCTCGCCAAGACACCAGCCGTTCCGTTTTCTTCTATTAAATAGCCAAGTGAAAATGAGGCGCCGAGCAATAGGAAAGTTTCCCAGTCGTAATCCCGGACGAGCCGGTCATCGACAAGCCCATTCATCGGCAATGCATAATATGCGAGCAATAAGAAAGGCGCCACTATGAGTGGAATCTGTTCCTGATCGATGACGATCCAGCTGATGATCATAGCGAAAAATGGGATGATCACCCACCAGAAACGTTCCGGCAAGCGGGCCGCTGGAGAGAATTCCATCTGCTCCATCTGAAGCCCGGCACCGCTGCGGCGTTTGAAAAAGAACCAGACACCGAAACTGATCAATAGCAGCGACAGCCAAAGCGCAGGTGCGATGCGCACAAACCAGCCGAGCCAGGAAATTTGGATACCCCCAAAATCGCTCAGCAATTGAGCCGCTAAAATCGGAAACCCGCCGCCTGTGAAAACGATCATCGTCGAGTTCTGGTTCATCATGCCGATGACATAAAAGCTGAATTGGCGGAACACGCTTCTCTTGCCGAGTGCAAAGCGGTCGTTCACTTGCTCGATGATCGGCTCAAGAATGCGGAACCTGGCGACAGCAGAAGGCAGCAGGATCGGCAAAAAGACGATCAATAGCGGCAAGCCGACCAATACCCGCTGGACTTTCCCTTTGCTCATTTTCAATAACACGCCGACAAAGACTTGATCGGCTTTCGCTTTCACCAGCACTTTGGAAATCAAAGTCAGTGCCAGGATAAAATAAAGCGCATCCGACAGAAAACCGGCAAAAGCCTGCTCCGGCTCTTCCGTTAAACGGAAAAGCAGCAGCAGGCCAAGCACCAGAAGACTCGAAGCGGCGAGCGGCATGGCGCTTACCGTCCACAAACCAATTGCGATGCCAAGCAATAGCAACGTCAGTTTCTGGTCATCCGTATAAGCATCCAATAAACCGAACGCCCATAAAAGAGCAAAACCGGCGGCCAGCAGAAAAGCAAGAATACGCGGCACTAGCTTAGAGTTTCTCACTTTTCCACCCCTTAACGTTGTTTATATGCCAGCCTGTTGCTTCTCCATTTGAGGAATGCCGGAACCAATAGTGAAACGAGTGCAACCAAGAGCAAGGATAGCGGAAGTGGAGTATCGACAAAAATGCTCAAGCTGCCGTTGGAGATTGTCATGGATTGGCGGAAGGCCTGCTCCATCATGCCTCCAAGGATAAATGCCAAGATGAATGGCGGTGCTGGGAATGAAAATATCCGCATCGCAAACCCAAATGAGCCGAATACAAGCAGCATATAGGTCAAAGACATTGAAGCTGATTGAATAGACGCCGATCAAACTGAACATGATGACGAGTGAAATCAGCAAAGGGCGTGGGATGCTCAAGATTTTCGCCAAGTATGGAATCAGCGGCAAGTTCAAGATCAACAGGAAGACGTTCCCGAGATACATGGAAGCGATGATGCCCCAGAAGATTTCCGGGCGGTCAGTCATCAAGAGCGGCCCTGGTTGTACGCCGAGCACAAGGAACGCGCCCAACATGACAGCCGTCGTCCCTGAACCTGGAATCCCCAAGCTCAAAAGCGGAACGAATGCACCGCTTGTCGCGGCGTTATTGGAACTTTCCGGTGCTGCGAGCCCTTTGATGGACCCTTTCCCGAACTCTTCAGGATTTTTAGCAATTCGTTTTTCGAAAATATAGCTGATGAAAGAAGCGATTGTCGCTCCTGCACCCGGCAAGACGCCGAGCAAAAACCCGACGAACGACTGGCGGCTGACTGGCCCGCTCATTTCTTTCAGGTCCGCCTTGGACAACTTCAAGCTGCCCAGTTTCTGGTCGTCGCTCAAGCTGCGGTTTTTGCGGTTCAGGATGAGCATGCAGACTTCCGCGACCGCAAAGAGGCCAAGCGCGATGATCAAAAAGTCGAACCCGTCGAATAGGTTGACGTTCCCGAATGTAAAACGCTGCGTCCCTGTCTGCGGGTCGATGCCGATTGTGACGACCATGAAGCCTGCGACCGCTGCGATCATCGCTTTGATCGTCGAACCTTCAGATAGACTGGAAATCGCGGTCAAGCCCATGAACATCAATGCGAAATACGCAGGCGGCCCAAAGGAAATCGCCACGCTCGAGAGCGCCGGGGCGAGCAGCATCAACAGGACGACCGAGACAGTACCTCCGACGAATGAAGAAATCGCCGCAATGGCCAGCGCCTTTCCGGCCTTCCCTTGCTGGGCCATCGGATAACCATCAAAAGCTGTAGCGACAGTACCCGAAATTCCCGGTGCATTCAACAGGATCGAAGAAGTCGATCCGCCGAATACAGCTCCGTAATAGACGCCTGCCATCATGACGAGTGCCGGTGCCGGGTCCATCCCGTATGTAATCGGAATCATGATCGCAATGGCACTGATCGGGCCGAGGCCTGGCATCATACCGATCAAGGTGCCGACGACAACGCCGATCAGCACGAACATGATCCCTTCTAGACTTAAGGCAACTTGAAAACCGGTCAATAGACCTTGAAATGCATCCATATGGAAACTCCCTCCTTAAAATGGCAAGATGCCGCGCGGCAATACAATCCCCAGCGCGAAAACGAAAATAGCATACATAACAATCGGGAATAGAAGAGAGACCAATATATTTGTCTTCCATGCTCTATAACCTAAAAACCACGAACAGAAGAAAATGAACAATGTCGTCGTGATGATAAAACCGATCGCTTCAAACAATAGAATGTAGACAAAAATCATAGCGAACACTGCGGCAATGACCCCGAGTTCTTTTTTCGGGATATTGCGCTTCGCCTTTTCCGCATCCGTTTCCACTACACGGGAAAAGAACAGGAAGACGGACAACACCAATAACAAGATGCCCAAGCCCTTCGGAATGACATCCGCATCGATCGGGGCATATTCATAATTGGGCAATTGAAAACTTAAATATAGATAGACGGCCGCAACAATGAAAAGCAGCAGCCCTAATTTCCGATTTATGCTTGCTAGCAAACGAAACGCCTCCTTTTAACTGAAAAGAGAGAAACCGAATGCCAAAGATCCGGTTTCACTTGTTGACTTTTTTACTTTTGAACTGCTTAGGCAGCTGTAATTTCTTTTATTAAGTAATTGTATTATTGGCCTAATCCGATTTCCTCGAGCAATGCGGCAATTTCTTCTTTCTCGCCTTCGAGGAATTCGTTATATTCTTCACTGCCCATGTACATTTCGTTCCAGCCGTACTTCTCGCGGACTTCTGCAAACTCTTCGGATTCACTCAATTCCTGGAATTTAGCTTCATAATAATCGACTGCTGCCTGGTCCATGCCTGGAGGCCCGAAGAATCCGCGCCAGTTGACGAAGCTTTCATCGATGCCTTGCTCGATCGCTGTCGGGAATTCGGAAAGCACTTCCCCTTCCATGCGTTCTTCTGCCGTCACACCGAGAACTTTGATATTGCCGGCACGCACTTGCTCGATTGTTTCGCCGACACCTGTGGAGAAGACATCTACCGAGCCATTCAGAACCGCTGTCAAAGCGCCCCCTTCTTGGTCAGAAACGTATTTAATCTTTGTCGGGTCCACGCCTGCCGCTTTGGCAATGCGGACAAATTGCATATGGTCCATGCTTCCTGGAGCGGAAGTGCCGATAACTGTGATGCTTTCCGGATCGTCTTTCATCTGGTCGAATAGATCGTTCAAATCTTCAAACTCGCTATCTTCACGGACAGCGAACGCGCCGTAGTCTGCAATCATATTGGCAAGCGGCGTAAAGTCTTCATGGCCGTGTTCCGATTGGCCGTTGAGCGGAACGAACATCAGTGGCGGTGAAGCGACGAACATGCTGTGGGCATCGCCTTCTTTTCCGTGGACGTAAGCCCAACCAATCGCTCCGCCTCCGCCTTCACGGTTGATGACGGTCATATTTTCATCGATGATTTCTGTTTCGCCGAATACACGGGCAACTTCACGGGCTGTCGTATCCCAGCCGCCGCCTGACCCGGCCGGTGCTACCATTTCAATCGTTTTCGACGGTTCTGAAGTTTCCGTCTTCTCCCCTGTATTAGCCGTGTCTTCGGATCCACACCCGGCAAATGCTAAAGCGCTTACAGTCAAGACACTAGCAAAATCGTTTTCTTCATTTTATTTCCCCCTCAGTTCAAGTAGTTTTCTTATGAGTTGAAGTATAACTGTGAATTTTCAGAATGTAACCGTTTGCAAAATAAGCTGTATAGAGGATTTTGTGAACATTTTGTTCATAAAGTTCACAGAAAGATCGACATTTTATTGATATTTCATTTATAGGAAACCAAAGGGAATTATGCTAGGCTAGAAATAGCATAAAATGAACCTTAAGGAGGCCGACAATGAAACGCATCTCAGCCATAACTCCCGGCATGGCGGCCTTTGTGCTCGGCATCATGGTATTTCTCGGCATGGGAATCGCCATAGCCGTACAAAGCTATTTCAGTTATGTAGAAGTGACCGAAGCAGCTAGCCGCTGTTACGATTTGGGCGGATTTCCTGAAATCGAAAAAAGCGGTTGGCAAATGACCCATTTCGAATGCCACACAGACTGATTGCCGAAAATGAAACATCTACGCAAAAAAAGCAACTCCCCAGTTTAGGGGAGTTGCTTTTTTGTTTATGAAAGCGGTATGGAATTGAGTTTTCCGAAGCTTGTCTTTGCTTTGAAGTTCGCACCGGCCATTCTACTTTCTCTTCATTTAACAAAGTATTTTCGTTCCGGCCTGCCGACAATCCCGTATCCGAGCTCGGCGTAACAATCGTCCGTCGACACCAAGTATTCCAGATAGCGCCTGGCAGTCGTGCGGGAAGCGCCCATCTCTTCGCCCATTTTCTCTGCGGTTACACCATCTTCATACTGCGCCAATAGCTTTTGCACTTTCTGCATCGTCAGCGGGTCGATGCCTTTGACCGCTGGCGCTTCTTTTTTGACGGCCTTGACGCCGAACAGTTCATCCAAATACTCTTGGTCGATGGTTTCTTGGCTCGACAGCTTTTCTCTGTCTTTACGGTATTTCTCGATGGTGGCAGTGAACTGATTAAGTTCGGCAGGTTTTAAGATGATGCCTTTTACGCCCTTGCGCAGCGCCGTTTCGATATACTCCCGCTCGTTTGCTGCCGACACGAGAATGATGTCGGTCTCCGGGCTTTCTTTCCTTAACTCATCGATCAGTTCAATGCCGAGCCCGTCCGGCATGTAATTATCCAATAGCACCAAATCCGGCCGCTCTTGCTTGACCGCCGCCAGCGTTTCGGCGCAGTCTTTCGCTTTTGCTGCCAGTTCCACTTGTTTAATTTTCGCTAAAAACTTCTCGTGCACTTGCGCAACACGAAAATCATCTTCTGCAATCACTACCCGCAGCATTATGCCACCTCCATCGTTTTTTTCGGGATAAAAACGCTGAATACCGTCCCGTGCTGCGGCGTCGAATCCACTTCAATCCAGCCATCCAAGTCCTCAACCGCTTGTTTGACGATCGCCAAGCCGTAGCCCCTGTCCGCTTTTTCAAGTTTCGTGGAGAATCCTTGCGTGAAAAATTGGTCGAGGTTGCCGGTTTCGATTCCGCGCCCGCTGTCCTGGACCTCGATGACCAAGTCGTTGCCGATATCGGTAATGAAGAAAGACACTTCTTTCCTGTCGCTCGACTCGACTTCTTCAATGGCATTGTCGATCAAATTCCCGACAATGTGAATGACTTTGGAAATATCGACATGGGCGGGCAATTTGGCTAGCGAACTGTTTTCATCCACCGACAGCTCGACTTTCGCTTCGGAAGCTTTCCCCATTTTGCCGAGCAGGATCGCTTGGACCTTTTTATCTTCGATATGATTCAACGTATGCTTCGTCTGCTTTTCATGATGATTCGTCTCTTGCTGGATCAGCCGGACCGCTTCCTCGGTCTCCTCCAACTGGAGAAGCCCGGATATGGCATACAGTTTATTGGCGTATTCATGCGTTTGCGCCCGCAAGCTTTCCGAGTATTGCCGGATTTCTGACAGCGTTTCCAGCACTTCCTGCACTTCCGTTTTTTCACGGAATGTTGAAACGGCGCCGACCATTTCCCCTTCTGCCCAAATCGGCTTTTGGTTGACGATAAAAACGGTCCCGCCAATCAGGATTTCTTTATTCTTCCATGAATTCCCCGTCGTCAAGGTTTCGCCCATCCTAAGTTCCGGCAATATCTCATCGGATGGGGTATGGAGAAAACTTTGGTCCATGGCGAGCATCTTTTCTGCGGAACTGTTCAACTCCGTGATGCGGCCGTCTTTATCGATCGCGATGACCCCTTCGATAATCGATGACAGCAAAGCTTCCCGGTCCTGGTACAAACGGGCGATTTCCCGGGGTTCAAGCCCCAGCGTATCTTTCCGGATATTCCTTGCGAGCAGGATGCTGCCCAGGACGCCAATGACGAGCGTCAATAGAGCCAGCGCCATCACGTCCATAATATTGCCGAAAATGATCGCTTCGATGTCTTCGATCATATAACCGACCGAGACCACACCGATGACGCGCCCATCGCCGTCATAGATCGGCGCTTTGCCGCGCAGGCTTCTGCCGAGCGACCCGAATGCTTCGGACACATAGACTTTTCCTTCTTGGAGAGCGCGCTCGTTATCACCGCCGACCATCTGTTTACCGATCTTTTCCGGATCCGGATGTGAATAACGGATGCTCTCCCTATTGCCGATGACGATGAACTCTGCACCCACTTGCTTGCGCAAATACTCAGCGATCGGCTGGATTTGCAGCGCCGGTTCCTCGTCGTCCATCGCTTCGACGATCGTCGGCATGGCCGAAATACCGATCGCCGTTTCCTGCGCTCGCTGGCCGATGTTCTCTTTGATTTCCGCAATTTCCTGATAGCTCAGAATCCCGCCGAATACCACTGTCGTCAACAGCACGAGCGAAGTCGTCAGCAGGATGATTTTGGTTTGCAGCGATAATTTTTTCATGGCACCCGTCCCCTGTAAAGACCGTTTTTCATTAAATGTAGT includes these proteins:
- a CDS encoding tripartite tricarboxylate transporter substrate binding protein; the protein is MTVSALAFAGCGSEDTANTGEKTETSEPSKTIEMVAPAGSGGGWDTTAREVARVFGETEIIDENMTVINREGGGGAIGWAYVHGKEGDAHSMFVASPPLMFVPLNGQSEHGHEDFTPLANMIADYGAFAVREDSEFEDLNDLFDQMKDDPESITVIGTSAPGSMDHMQFVRIAKAAGVDPTKIKYVSDQEGGALTAVLNGSVDVFSTGVGETIEQVRAGNIKVLGVTAEERMEGEVLSEFPTAIEQGIDESFVNWRGFFGPPGMDQAAVDYYEAKFQELSESEEFAEVREKYGWNEMYMGSEEYNEFLEGEKEEIAALLEEIGLGQ
- a CDS encoding SLC13 family permease, coding for MRNSKLVPRILAFLLAAGFALLWAFGLLDAYTDDQKLTLLLLGIAIGLWTVSAMPLAASSLLVLGLLLLFRLTEEPEQAFAGFLSDALYFILALTLISKVLVKAKADQVFVGVLLKMSKGKVQRVLVGLPLLIVFLPILLPSAVARFRILEPIIEQVNDRFALGKRSVFRQFSFYVIGMMNQNSTMIVFTGGGFPILAAQLLSDFGGIQISWLGWFVRIAPALWLSLLLISFGVWFFFKRRSGAGLQMEQMEFSPAARLPERFWWVIIPFFAMIISWIVIDQEQIPLIVAPFLLLAYYALPMNGLVDDRLVRDYDWETFLLLGASFSLGYLIEENGTAGVLASQLIQLLPAGMGQGVNIIFIACLIFLLRFLFVVPSTSMIVIFPIIVSFAEMLGLPILPMAFLLIMIIGGVTILPIHSPTTFLAFQKGAFSQREQLLIGSFSSVVITAIAILFAVFIW
- a CDS encoding response regulator translates to MLRVVIAEDDFRVAQVHEKFLAKIKQVELAAKAKDCAETLAAVKQERPDLVLLDNYMPDGLGIELIDELRKESPETDIILVSAANEREYIETALRKGVKGIILKPAELNQFTATIEKYRKDREKLSSQETIDQEYLDELFGVKAVKKEAPAVKGIDPLTMQKVQKLLAQYEDGVTAEKMGEEMGASRTTARRYLEYLVSTDDCYAELGYGIVGRPERKYFVK
- a CDS encoding tripartite tricarboxylate transporter TctB family protein, which encodes MLASINRKLGLLLFIVAAVYLYLSFQLPNYEYAPIDADVIPKGLGILLLVLSVFLFFSRVVETDAEKAKRNIPKKELGVIAAVFAMIFVYILLFEAIGFIITTTLFIFFCSWFLGYRAWKTNILVSLLFPIVMYAIFVFALGIVLPRGILPF
- a CDS encoding ATP-binding protein, with amino-acid sequence MKKLSLQTKIILLTTSLVLLTTVVFGGILSYQEIAEIKENIGQRAQETAIGISAMPTIVEAMDDEEPALQIQPIAEYLRKQVGAEFIVIGNRESIRYSHPDPEKIGKQMVGGDNERALQEGKVYVSEAFGSLGRSLRGKAPIYDGDGRVIGVVSVGYMIEDIEAIIFGNIMDVMALALLTLVIGVLGSILLARNIRKDTLGLEPREIARLYQDREALLSSIIEGVIAIDKDGRITELNSSAEKMLAMDQSFLHTPSDEILPELRMGETLTTGNSWKNKEILIGGTVFIVNQKPIWAEGEMVGAVSTFREKTEVQEVLETLSEIRQYSESLRAQTHEYANKLYAISGLLQLEETEEAVRLIQQETNHHEKQTKHTLNHIEDKKVQAILLGKMGKASEAKVELSVDENSSLAKLPAHVDISKVIHIVGNLIDNAIEEVESSDRKEVSFFITDIGNDLVIEVQDSGRGIETGNLDQFFTQGFSTKLEKADRGYGLAIVKQAVEDLDGWIEVDSTPQHGTVFSVFIPKKTMEVA